The Cuculus canorus isolate bCucCan1 chromosome 5, bCucCan1.pri, whole genome shotgun sequence genome window below encodes:
- the THBS1 gene encoding thrombospondin-1, which translates to MGPTSALFLLLLLGASEAKRTAESRSDDNSVFDLFELIGFIRKGAGRRAPGVYLVKGPESSSPAYRIEDASRIPAVPDSKFQDLLDAIHAEKGFILLATLRQAKKSRGTLLSVEQKDGSGHVFSLVSNGKAGTLDLSLSGDGKQQLVSVEDALLATGHWKNITLFVQEDRAQLYVGCEQMENAELDIPIQNIFTKDLASSARLRIAKGGVNDNFQGLLQNVRFVFGTTLEAILRNKGCSSSTSAIITLDNPINGSSPAIRTNYIGHKTKDIQAVCGFSCDELTNMFVELQGLRSMVTTLQDRVRKVTEENELIAKVVQITPGVCIHNGILHKNKEEWTIDSCTECTCQNSATICRKVSCPLMPCSNATVPDGECCPRCWPSDYADDGWSPWSEWTSCSVTCGNGIQQRGRSCDSLNNRCEGSSVQTRTCHLQECDKRFKQDGGWSHWSPWSSCSVTCGTGIITRIRLCNSPVPQLNGKPCEGEARENKPCQKDPCPINGNWGPWSPWDACTVTCGGGLQKRSRLCNNPEPQYGGKTCVGEARGTQVCNKQDCPIDGCLSNPCFAGTTCTSSPDGSWKCGACPAGYHGDGVHCQDIDECKEVPDACFVFNGVHRCENTEPGYNCLPCPPRFTGTQPFGRSVEDAMANKQVCKPRNPCTDGTHDCNKNAKCNYLGHFSDPMYRCECKPGYAGNGIICGEDTDLDGWPNENLVCVANATYHCKKDNCPNLPNSGQEDYDKDGIGDACDNDDDDDGIPDDRDNCPFIYNPQQYDYDRDDVGDRCDNCPYNHNPDQTDTDNNGEGDACAVDIDGDGVLNERDNCQYVYNVDQRDTDLDGVGDQCDNCPLEHNPDQEDTDSDLIGDECDNNQDIDEDGHQNNLDNCPYVPNANQADHDKDGKGDACDHDDDNDGIPDDKDNCRLVANPDQADSDGDGRGDACKDDFDQDSVPDIDDICPENVDISETDFRKFQMIPLDPKGTSQNDPNWVVRHQGKELVQTVNCDPGLAVGFDEFNAVDFSGTFFINTERDDDYAGFVFGYQSSSRFYVVMWKQITQSYWDSTPTKAQGYSGLSIKVVNSTTGPGEHLRNALWHTGNTPGQVRTLWHDPRHIGWKDFTAYRWRLSHRPKTGYIRVVMYEGKKIMADSGPIYDKTYAGGRLGLFVFSQEMVFFSDLKYECRDP; encoded by the exons ATGGGGCCAACGTCTGcgcttttcctcctcctcttgctcGGAGCCTCCGAGGCCAAACGCACGGCAG AGTCCAGGAGTGACGATAACAGTGTCTTCGATCTTTTTGAACTCATTGGCTTCATTCGGAAGGGAGCTGGGCGCCGGGCACCTGGAGTGTACCTGGTGAAGGGACCAGAATCCTCCAGCCCTGCTTACCGCATTGAAGACGCCAGTCGCATCCCTGCTGTCCCTGACTCAAAGTTTCAAGACTTACTAGATGCCATCCATGCTGAGAAGGGCTTCATCCTCCTGGCCACTCTCCGGCAGGCCAAGAAGAGCAGAGGCACGCTGCTGTCTGTGGAACAGAAAGATGGCTCTGGTCATGTCTTCAGTCTGGTATCAAATGGCAAGGCAGGCACCCTGGACCTGAGCCTCTCTGGTGATGGAAAGCAGCAGTTAGTGTCAGTAGAGGATGCCTTGCTAGCTACAGGACATTGGAAGAATATCACCCTGTTTGTGCAGGAGGACCGAGCTCAGCTTTATGTGGGATGTGAGCAAATGGAGAATGCTGAACTGGACATCCCCATCCAGAACATCTTCACTAAGGACCTGGCCAGCAGTGCCAGGCTCCGTATTGCCAAAGGGGGCGTCAATGACAACTTCCAG GGACTGCTGCAGAATGTGCGGTTTGTGTTTGGAACAACTCTGGAAGCCATCCTGAGGAACAAAGGCTGCTCCAGCT CAACAAGTGCGATCATTACTTTGGACAACCCTATCAATGGTTCCAGCCCAGCTATCCGCACTAATTACATCGGCCATAAAACAAAGGACATTCAAGCAGTCTGTGGCTTTTCCTGTGATGAACTAACAAATATGTTTGTGGAACTGCAAGGGCTCCGGTCTATGGTTACAACACTTCAAGACAGAGTTCGGAAAGTG ACTGAAGAAAACGAACTCATTGCCAAAGTGGTCCAGATCACTCCTGGAGTATGCATTCATAATGGAATCttgcacaaaaataaagaagagtGGACTATTGACAGCTGCACTGAATGTACCTGCCAG AACTCTGCCACCATATGCCGGAAAGTTTCTTGTCCTCTCATGCCTTGTTCTAATGCCACCGTGCCTGATGGGGAGTGCTGCCCCCGATGCTGGC CTAGCGACTACGCAGATGATGGATGGTCTCCTTGGTCCGAATGGACTTCATGTTCTGTGACCTGTGGGAATGGGATTCAGCAGAGAGGGCGATCCTGTGACAGTCTCAATAACCGCTGTGAAGGGTCTTCTGTACAGACTCGGACTTGCCACCTTCAGGAGTGCGATAAGAGAT TTAAACAGGATGGTGGCTGGAGTCACTGGTCGCCATGGTCATCATGTTCCGTCACATGTGGCACGGGTATCATCACTAGAATTCGTCTCTGCAACTCTCCAGTACCACAGCTGAATGGCAAACCTTGTGAGGGTGaggcaagagaaaataaaccttGCCAGAAAGATCCTTGTCCAA TTAATGGCAACTGGGGACCATGGTCTCCATGGGATGCTTGCACAGTGACGTGTGGAGGAGGCCTTCAAAAACGTAGCCGACTCTGTAATAATCCTGAGCCTCAGTATGGTGGGAAGACTTGTGTAGGTGAAGCCAGAGGGACTCAAGTCTGCAACAAACAGGACTGTCCAATTG ATGGATGCCTGTCTAATCCCTGCTTTGCGGGGACTACATGTACCAGCTCCCCTGATGGTTCTTGGAAGTGTGGTGCCTGTCCTGCTGGCTACCACGGTGATGGTGTCCACTGTCAAGATATTGATGAG TGCAAAGAGGTTCCTGATGCGTGCTTTGTCTTCAATGGAGTGCACAGGTGTGAGAATACTGAACCTGGGTACAACTGTTTGCCATGTCCACCACGTTTCACTGGCACACAGCCTTTTGGTCGCAGTGTTGAGGATGCCATGGCTAACAAACAG GTCTGCAAGCCACGTAATCCGTGCACAGATGGAACACATGACTGCAACAAGAATGCCAAATGCAATTACCTTGGCCACTTCAGTGACCCCATGTATCGCTGTGAATGTAAACCAGGCTATGCTGGCAATGGCATAATCTGTGGAGAAGATACTGACTTGGATGGATGGCCAAATGAGAACCTCGTTTGTGTTGCCAATGCCACTTACCACTGTAAAAAA GATAACTGCCCTAATCTGCCCAACTCTGGACAAGAAGACTATGATAAGGATGGGATTGGTGATGCCTGTgacaatgatgatgatgatgatggtatTCCTGATGACCGG GACAACTGTCCATTCATCTACAACCCACAGCAGTATGACTATGACAGGGATGATGTTGGTGACCGCTGTGATAACTGCCCCTACAATCACAACCCTGATCAAACTGACACTGACAACAATGGAGAAGGAGATGCATGTGCAGTGGATATTGATGGAGATG GGGTCCTTAATGAAAGGGATAACTGCCAATATGTCTACAATGTAGACCAGAGGGATACAGACCTGGATGGTGTTGGAGATCAGTGTGATAACTGTCCACTGGAACACAACCCTGACCAG gAAGATACTGATTCTGACCTCATAGGCGATGAGTGTGACAACAACCAAGATATAGATGAAGATGGCCACCAAAATAATCTTGATAACTGTCCGTATGTGCCCAATGCCAATCAAGCTGACCACGAcaaggatggaaagggagatgCCTGTGACCATGATGATGACAATGATGGTATCCCTGATGACAAAGATAACTGCAGACTGGTTGCCAACCCAGATCAAGCTGATTCTGATG GTGATGGACGTGGAGATGCTTGCAAAGATGACTTTGACCAAGACAGTGTGCCAGACATTGATGATATCTGCCCTGAAAATGTGGACATAAGTGAGACTGATTTCCGAAAATTTCAGATGATTCCCCTGGATCCCAAGGGAACATCCCAAAATGATCCAAACTGGGTTGTTCGTCACCAGGGTAAAGAACTGGTTCAGACAGTCAACTGTGACCCTGGCCTTGCAGTTG GTTTTGATGAATTCAATGCTGTGGACTTCAGTGGCACCTTCTTCATCAATACAGAAAGGGATGATGATTATGCTGGCTTTGTATTTGGCTACCAATCCAGCAGTCGTTTCTACGTTGTCATGTGGAAGCAGATCACCCAGTCCTACTGGGACTCCACACCAACCAAAGCTCAAGGCTACTCGGGTCTCTCCATCAAAGTTGTGAATTCTACCACTGGTCCAGGAGAACACCTTCGTAATGCTCTGTGGCACACAGGAAACACTCCTGGCCAG GTGAGAACTTTGTGGCATGACCCTCGTCATATAGGCTGGAAAGACTTCACCGCATACAGATGGCGTCTTAGCCATAGACCAAAGACTGGTTACATCAG GGTTGTGATGTACGAAGGGAAGAAAATCATGGCAGACTCGGGACCTATCTATGATAAAACCTACGCTGGTGGTCGGTTAGGACTGTTTGTCTTCTCTCAAGAAATGGTGTTTTTCTCAGATCTTAAATACGAATGCAGAG atcCATAA